A single window of bacterium DNA harbors:
- a CDS encoding nuclear transport factor 2 family protein, producing the protein MENIVPSFRHDFFPTDDGGINVRNLEEFLERQKNYFEKRKSIRERLQNVQILEGKRIARVTADFIFIDEGVDHPGKLGLHLVEGQDGWKIVGVLFSYDNR; encoded by the coding sequence ATGGAAAACATTGTTCCATCCTTCCGTCACGATTTTTTTCCTACTGACGATGGTGGAATCAACGTGCGCAACCTGGAAGAGTTTTTAGAACGCCAGAAAAACTATTTTGAAAAACGTAAATCGATCAGAGAGCGTTTGCAAAACGTTCAGATTTTAGAAGGAAAACGAATCGCCCGTGTGACCGCGGACTTCATTTTTATTGATGAGGGCGTTGACCATCCGGGAAAACTTGGCCTGCATCTTGTGGAAGGCCAGGATGGATGGAAGATTGTTGGTGTTCTCTTTTCTTATGACAATCGATGA
- a CDS encoding class I SAM-dependent methyltransferase, giving the protein MDGRLLVFSFLMTIDEPRGLRGAIAWWRRRRSRRYWEEAWSRDDYAPPWFGRGISPEIVAAVEEGWFLPGMPTLDIGCGQGDVVAWLVERKFPALGIDIAQRAIDRARNLFGESPDQLEFQQHDICTAVPTWRGGSFTNLIDRGCFHQIPNQDLPAYARNVARASSSGSCFLLFVKAFRDGQVTDQALETEREHNRARVEKVLGRSFTIERIADTFLDAYDGRVPEARLPGLVVWMRRK; this is encoded by the coding sequence ATGGATGGAAGATTGTTGGTGTTCTCTTTTCTTATGACAATCGATGAGCCCAGGGGATTACGTGGCGCGATAGCATGGTGGAGGCGCCGCCGCAGCAGACGCTACTGGGAGGAGGCATGGAGTCGTGACGATTACGCGCCGCCCTGGTTTGGCCGTGGTATTTCGCCGGAGATTGTGGCGGCGGTTGAAGAGGGATGGTTTCTGCCCGGGATGCCCACTCTGGACATCGGCTGCGGACAGGGTGACGTCGTTGCGTGGCTTGTCGAACGCAAATTTCCGGCGCTTGGCATCGATATCGCGCAGCGTGCTATTGATCGCGCTAGAAATCTTTTTGGAGAGTCTCCTGATCAACTTGAATTTCAGCAACATGACATCTGCACTGCTGTTCCAACCTGGCGGGGCGGTAGTTTCACGAATCTGATTGATCGTGGTTGTTTCCATCAAATTCCCAATCAGGATCTCCCAGCCTACGCTCGAAACGTTGCGCGCGCGTCCTCTTCAGGGTCCTGTTTTTTGCTTTTTGTGAAAGCCTTTCGCGACGGACAGGTCACTGATCAAGCACTTGAGACAGAACGCGAGCACAATCGGGCGCGCGTGGAAAAGGTGCTGGGTCGAAGTTTCACTATTGAACGGATTGCTGACACATTCCTCGATGCGTATGATGGACGCGTTCCCGAGGCCCGCCTGCCAGGTCTGGTCGTCTGGATGCGCCGGAAGTAA
- the larA gene encoding nickel-dependent lactate racemase — protein sequence MSRSFVLRYGESEITFTLPEKLRCITLLPSDASPQTPSTAIAASLAHPVESPRLKEIARGKQSAAILIPGKARIAGACHYVPALIRELNEGGIEDRKIEVILADGTHDQHLQKDIGALLGDEIIRRVRISGHDPRNEKDLEFLGTTSFGTPVHINRRILEADVKIATGRIVPHYFAGFSGGRKALIPGVAGFSTIAANHKLTLDPVRGIHPAVACCSLERNPVHLDMVEGARMVGANFSLNTVLNALEEMVGVYSGDLEAAHQLGCKHAGELLRLAIDQPVDAAITSAGGAPYDGNFMQSLKAVLNIQDILRPGGAILWIAQCSSGIHPGFLEWAQIQNDEELQSRARTGYNLTAHNTLLLRRLLKKCNVALFSNLPAEIVQKMGMLPVSSVDEGLRWITEKVSSDSICAVVPRANILCATLAKAVDELVLSEVQS from the coding sequence GTGAGCCGCAGTTTTGTCTTACGGTATGGTGAGAGTGAAATTACATTCACCCTGCCGGAAAAGCTTCGCTGCATAACGCTTCTTCCTTCCGATGCTTCTCCGCAAACTCCCTCAACCGCGATCGCTGCCTCATTGGCTCATCCGGTTGAATCACCGCGTCTAAAGGAAATTGCGCGCGGAAAACAATCTGCTGCGATTCTGATCCCGGGCAAAGCGCGTATCGCGGGCGCCTGCCATTATGTTCCCGCACTGATTAGGGAGTTGAACGAAGGTGGAATCGAAGACCGCAAGATTGAAGTGATTCTCGCCGACGGCACTCACGATCAACACCTGCAAAAAGACATTGGGGCGCTGCTTGGTGATGAAATCATCCGTCGCGTGCGAATCAGTGGACATGATCCAAGAAATGAAAAAGATCTCGAGTTTCTGGGGACAACAAGTTTTGGCACGCCTGTTCACATCAATCGCCGCATTCTTGAAGCGGATGTGAAAATTGCAACGGGCCGCATTGTGCCGCACTATTTTGCTGGTTTTAGTGGTGGCCGAAAAGCATTGATCCCGGGAGTTGCCGGTTTTTCCACGATTGCAGCCAATCATAAGCTCACTCTGGATCCTGTTCGAGGGATTCATCCTGCTGTTGCGTGTTGCTCCCTGGAACGGAACCCTGTTCATCTGGATATGGTAGAAGGAGCGAGAATGGTTGGCGCAAACTTCTCTTTGAATACAGTCCTGAATGCGCTGGAGGAAATGGTGGGAGTGTATTCGGGAGATCTCGAAGCTGCACATCAACTCGGTTGCAAACACGCTGGCGAACTCCTGCGACTTGCAATCGACCAACCGGTTGATGCAGCCATTACGTCTGCGGGTGGCGCGCCTTACGATGGTAATTTCATGCAATCGTTGAAAGCGGTTTTGAACATTCAGGACATCTTGCGACCGGGCGGCGCCATTTTGTGGATCGCCCAATGCAGTTCGGGAATCCATCCGGGATTTCTCGAATGGGCGCAAATCCAAAACGATGAAGAATTGCAAAGCAGAGCGCGAACAGGATACAACCTTACGGCGCATAATACGTTGCTGCTGCGTAGACTTCTTAAAAAATGTAATGTCGCTCTTTTCAGCAATTTGCCGGCAGAGATTGTTCAGAAAATGGGCATGCTTCCGGTGTCTTCCGTCGATGAGGGGCTCCGCTGGATCACTGAAAAAGTTTCCAGCGATTCTATTTGCGCCGTGGTTCCGCGCGCGAATATCCTGTGCGCGACTCTTGCCAAAGCAGTGGATGAATTGGTATTGTCAGAGGTGCAAAGCTAA
- a CDS encoding pyridoxal-phosphate dependent enzyme — MVDVEYDLKQAVLYDSFNPLERFFDLLPIENPESLLPRSMEYTPCKHAMELGAALGMPRLYLKNETVLPTRTTKDRMAIVSLAFLCESGVRSFCTSSTGNSSSSYAHEITRHSGMKMFLFTAEDFWSRVNYEPSDQVLPFVLRRASFVDAFQYAAEFAKENGVTSERGFFNPGRREGLKLAFLEATEQVPHPIDWYVQAVSSGMGVYGAYKGANELYRMGKISRLPSLLCVQQETCAPMVRAFEDGSPVIRKSDVVHNPTGIAEAILRGDPTRAYPCIRRIVMESNGKITAVSEQQIREARKMLEDLEDISACFSASTALAGVIKLARTGKLNWQDTVLVNITGGDRPHDESLRKAQWLERVGETWRT, encoded by the coding sequence ATGGTGGATGTTGAGTATGATCTGAAACAGGCCGTTCTCTACGATTCTTTCAACCCGCTGGAACGCTTTTTCGATCTGTTACCCATTGAAAATCCGGAGTCATTGCTGCCTCGTTCCATGGAATACACACCGTGTAAGCATGCGATGGAACTGGGCGCGGCGCTTGGGATGCCCAGATTGTATTTGAAGAACGAAACGGTTCTTCCCACGCGTACCACAAAAGATCGAATGGCGATTGTATCCCTGGCTTTTCTCTGTGAATCCGGAGTGCGCTCTTTTTGCACATCATCAACTGGAAACAGCTCCTCATCCTATGCGCACGAGATCACACGCCATTCGGGGATGAAGATGTTTCTTTTCACGGCTGAAGATTTTTGGAGCCGCGTCAACTACGAACCAAGCGATCAGGTGCTTCCCTTTGTTTTACGTCGCGCGAGTTTTGTCGATGCATTTCAGTACGCTGCAGAGTTTGCAAAAGAGAATGGTGTAACGTCTGAGCGGGGCTTTTTTAATCCCGGCCGCAGAGAAGGATTGAAGCTCGCTTTTCTGGAAGCCACGGAGCAGGTGCCACACCCGATCGACTGGTATGTCCAGGCTGTTTCTAGCGGAATGGGTGTGTATGGCGCCTATAAAGGAGCCAATGAACTCTACCGCATGGGCAAGATTTCACGTCTGCCAAGTTTGCTTTGCGTGCAGCAGGAAACCTGTGCGCCGATGGTACGAGCCTTCGAAGATGGCTCTCCCGTGATTCGCAAGAGCGATGTTGTCCACAATCCCACAGGCATAGCCGAAGCCATCCTTCGCGGAGATCCAACGCGCGCGTATCCGTGTATACGGAGAATTGTCATGGAAAGCAACGGCAAGATCACCGCCGTTTCGGAACAACAAATCCGCGAGGCCAGAAAAATGCTGGAAGATCTGGAAGACATTTCTGCATGCTTTTCGGCATCCACGGCCCTTGCCGGCGTGATTAAACTTGCGCGTACCGGAAAGCTAAACTGGCAAGATACAGTTCTGGTAAACATCACTGGTGGAGATCGTCCCCATGATGAATCGCTGCGCAAAGCACAATGGTTGGAAAGAGTGGGGGAGACCTGGCGGACATGA